TGATTTTTACGTGGTATGCAAACCTCATGAAATGGGTGATGTTGGTTTGCTGAATGGTATTACAGCTGATCATTGGAATGAATGGGAAGGAAGAGCAAAAGTGTTTTACTGGCATTACAGTTGGTCAACAAAAAATACACTGCAAAAACTGATAAAGGATATATCGCCAGATGCAGTTTATGTGAATGGATTGTATTCGCTTTATTTTAATTTCTTGCCCCTTTATTATGCAAAACAATTAAAAAGTGAACTTGGGCAACTTACTATTGTTCTTTCAGCAAGAGGTATGTTGCATCCGGGGGCTCTGTCGCAAAAAGCCATCAAGAAAAAAATTTACCTCCTGTTATTTCGATTGTTAGGTATCCCGGAAATGGTGACATGGCATGCAACAGATGATAATGAGCGAAATTTTATAAAACTGACAATGGGTGATAAGATGCGTATAACTGTTGCTGCAAATTTTCCAAATCTTCAGCCAATCAGTGCACGGCCGCATAAACAACCCGGTAAGTTGTTGTTGGGTACTATTGCTTTGATCAGTCCAATGAAGAATCATCTCGAAGTTTTGCGGTCATTGACAAAGGCGAAAGGATCTATTGAATGGCATATTTTCGGTCCTGTGAAAGATGATACATATTGGAAAAATTGTGAAGCAATGATTCAACAATTACCTTCTAATATTAAAGTGATTTATCATGGCGAACTTCCACCTCATTTACTTACAAAGGCAATGGAGCAATTTCAGGTATTCATCATGCCGAGCAAGAGTGAGAATTTCGGACATGCCATCGTTGAAGCATTGAGTGCAGGTAAGCCCGTAATAACAACCACTACCACACCTTTTGCTGATCTTGAAGTGTTTGGTTGTGGCTTTGCTATAACGCCAGAAAAATTGTCTGAAGGTTTGCAGGAAGCAATTGGTAAGTTTGCCGCCATGGATGAAAGCGAATTCAACAATGTTGCAGCGTCAACTCAAAAATATATAGATCAGAAGATCGAGAAATCAAGTTTGAAAAAAGCGTATTATTCTCTTTTCAATAACAGGGCACATCTGTAATGAATACTCGTCTGGATAAATATGATAACAGCTGGTATAATCCAGGTCGATCGGGAGTCGTTCGATCTATTTGGTTTTTTATGAGTGTGTTATTTGTTCAATGCAGTTGGAATCCTTTGTCATCAATACGGATATTTTTATTGCGTTTGTTTGGTGCAAAAATTGGAAATGGTGTTACCATTAAACCAGGTGTATATATCAAATATCCATGGTTATTATCAGTCGGCAATTCAGTTTGGATCGGTGAGAATGTTTGGATAGATAATCTTGCACAAGTTACAATAGCAGATCATGTTTGTATTTCGCAAGGAGCCTACCTCTTGACCGGCAATCATGATTATACCAAATCGACTTTTGATTTGATGGTGAAACCGATTGATCTGAAAGAGGGAGTTTGGATCGGGGCGAAATCAATTGTATGCCCCGGTGTTACATGTCAATCTCATTCTGTTTTATCAGTTGGTTCAGTTGCACGTTCTGAATTGGCACCCTATAAAATTTACAGCGGTAATCCTGCAGTAGAAGTAAAAGACAGGATCATACACACTTCATGAAAGTCTCCATCATCACAGTAGTTTACAACCGGGCTTCAACAATTGAACGGGCCATCCGTTCGGTGCTCAATCAATCATACAAGAACATTGAGTATGTGATTGTGGATGGAAAATCGAGTGATGGAACAATGGCTGTGGTTGATCAATATAGAGACCGGATTGCAACTGTTATTTGTGAGAAGGATCATGGTATGTATGATGCGCTGAATAAAGGGATCAAAGCAGCAACAGGTGATATTGTTGGCATTCTTCATGCAGATGATGAGTTTACCAATGAAACGATTATTCAGCAGATCGTTGAAAAATTTCAGAGTAACTCAGTGATCGATGCGATCTATGGTGATGTCGGATTTGTGCAACCGGGACAGGAACATAAAATTGTCCGCTATTATTCTTCAGCTATTTTCAAAACCAACCTGTTCAAATTTGGTTTTATGCCGGCGCATCCAACGTTCTTCTGTTACCGCCGCTTTTTTGAACAATTTGGTTACTACCGTACTGATTTGGAAATTGCAGCCGATTTTGATCTGCTCTTACGCTTTTTAAGAAAGCACCAATTATTTACAGTTTATATTCCTGAAATGCTGGTGCGGATGAATATGGGAGGCAAGAGTACAAACGGCATCAGCAGTACCATCAAGATCAATAAAGAATTGAAGCAGATTCTTTCGGAACATAAATTGCCATCGAGTTACATAAGGCTGTACTCCAGGTATTTTATCAAGGTGAGTGAGTTTTTGAGAACGAAGAAAGCTAAGAGTTAAAAGATGGAAGGGAGGAAAAGAGGGTGATTAGGTGTTGGGAATTGGGGATTTGGAATTGGTAGTTAGGAATGGGGGGATCTGGAAGTACAAAAAGAAGATTGTGAGATAAGTATATGGGTATAAAAGTAGATAAGTAAAACATTACGACTAACATAAATCACGAAAAACAATAATGAAAAAAGCATTAATTACAGGTATTACAGGACAGGATGGTGCTTACCTTTCTGATCTTTTGTTGAAGAAAGGATATGAAGTGCATGGTATCAAACGCAGAACATCTTTGTTCAATACTGATCGTATCGATCACCTGTATGAAGATCCGCATATCGACAACCGTCATTTTGTGTTGCATTATGGTGATCTTACCGACAGCACCAATCTCATTCGCATTATACAGGAAGTACAGCCCGATGAAATTTACAACCTCGGTGCGATGAGTCATGTAAAAGTGAGTTTTGATATCCCAGAATACACAGCTAACACCGATGCAGTTGGTACACTACGTATATTAGAAGCAGTACGTTTGCTTGGTCTTACCGAGAAGACAAGAATTTACCAGGCCTCTACTTCTGAGTTATATGGATTGGTACAGGAAGTTCCTCAAACGGAACGAACGCCCTTCTATCCACGTTCTCCCTATGCTGTAGCAAAAATGTATGGCTTCTGGATCACGGTGAACTATCGTGAAGCGTATAACATGTATGCATGTAATGGTATTTTGTTCAATCATGAATCACCATTGCGTGGTGAAACATTTGTCACAAGAAAAATCACCCGTGCAGTTGCAAAAATTGCTTTGGGGATGCAGGATAAGTTATGGTTGGGTAATCTTAATGCTCAGCGTGACTGGGGTCATGCAAAAGATTATGTGGAAGCTATGTGGCTGATGCTTCAGCAGGATGGTCCTGAAGATTTTGTGATTGCAACCGGTGTTACCACTCCTGTTCGTGAGTTTGTACGTCTGGCATTTGCCGAAGTAGGTATCGAAATTGAATTTAAAGGCGAGGGTGTTGATGAAAAGGGAATTGTAAAAAGTTGTTCGAATGCTGCTTATCAACTGAGCATCGGTACAGAAGTAGTAGCTGTTGATCCACGGTATTTCCGTCCAACTGAAGTGGAGTTATTGATTGGCGATCCTACAAAAGCAAATACGAAGTTAGGTTGGAAACCAAAATACGATCTTAACGGTTTGGTGCAGGAAATGGTAGCGGCAGATCTTGATATTTTCAAGCGTGAAAAATTATTGCACGAAAGTGGTTACAAGATCAAAAACCAATTTGAATAATGGAGAAGAAAGATAAAATATATGTGGCGGGTCACCGAGGTATGGTTGGTTCTGCGATTGTGCGTAAGCTGCAGCAGGAAGGGTTTGATAATTTAGTAGTACGCACTTCTGCTGAGCTTGATCTGCGTAACCAGGAATCGGTTGATGTGTTCTTCAAAGAATACAAACCCGATTATGTGTTTATGGCTGCAGCAAAAGTGGGTGGTATTGTGGCGAATAATACTTACCGTGCTGAGTTTTTATATGATAACCTGATGATCCAGAATAATGTGATTCATTCATCTTACAAACACAGCGTATCAAAATTGTTATTCCTTGGTTCATCCTGCATCTATCCAAAATTTGCAGAGCAACCTATCAAAGAAGAATACCTGCTCACGGGAACGTTAGAGCAAACCAACGAGCCTTACGCCATTGCAAAAATTGCAGGCTTAAAATTATGTGAAGCGTACCGCAGCCAGTATGGAAGCAATTTTATTTCGGCCATGCCAACAAATCTGTATGGTCCGAATGATAATTACGATCTGCAGAATTCTCATGTACTGCCGGCATTGCTTCGCAAAATGATCGTAGCGAAACGTACACAGCAAACTGCGGTTGAAATTTGGGGGTCGGGTACACCACGCCGTGAGTTTCTGCATGTGGATGATCTTGCTGATGCCTGTTTCTTTTTAATGCAGGAGTATGACGGAACAGAGTGGATGAATATTGGTGTGGGTGAAGATGTATCCATCAAAGAACTGGCAGAACTTATTAAAGATATTGTTGGTTACGAAGGTGAATTACAATTCAATACTTCAAAACCCGACGGCACACCACGTAAGTTACTCGATGTTTCTAAACTGCAGAACCGTGGCTGGAAAGCGAAGATTGGTTTGAGAGAAGGAATTCAGAATGTATATGAAGAGGTAAAGTCGTTGCCGTTTTAGGGAAGGAAAAGGTGCAAGGCACAAGGCACAAGGAACAAGAGAGAAGGCACAAGGCACAAGGTGCAAGAAGTAAGTATAAAACAATGTTTGGATTATTTAAAAAGAAGAAAGAAGAACAGCCTGCTAACCTGGTGATCGATTACAGCGGGTTAGGTATTGATATGCATTCGCATCTCTTGCCGGGTATTGATGATGGTTCTCCTGATGCTGTAACTTCTGTGCGCTATATTAAAAAAATGATGGGGCTGGGCTATCGTAAATTCATCACTACGCCACATATTTATCCCGACCTGTATCCAAACACCAGGGAAACAATTACAGCAGCACTGCAGGTATTAAAAACAAAACTGCAGGAAGAACAGGTTGATGTAGAAGTGCATGCGGCCGCAGAATATTTTATTGATGATCTGTTTGCAGATCGTTTGAATAATGATGAGCAGCTGTTGACAATCCACAAGAACTTTGTACTGGTTGAAATATCGTTCATGCAGGCACCTTCCGATCTGAAGAATGTATTATTCGACTTAATTGTAAAAGGCTATCAACCTGTGCTTGCACATCCTGAGCGATATAATTATTATCATTCAAGAAAAGAGGCGTATCACCGGTTTAAAGACCAGGGCTGTTTGTTGCAGGTAAATCTACTTTCGTTAAGTGGTTATTATGGTAAGAGTGTGCAGGAAGCAGCCCATTACCTGGTAGATCACAAACTGGTTGATCTTATTGGCACCGATCTTCATCACGAGCGTCATCTTGAAGCTATGCAGCATCCCCAATTAATGGCAGATGTGCAAAGAGCTTTAAACACAAATCATCTTCTCAACGCTACCCTTTAACCTGTTTGAACAAACCACGCTTATTAATTATTCTGAACCGTTTGGCTGTTGGTGGGCCGGCTTTTAATGTAATTAGCGGAGCGGCTGCATTAAGTAATGAGTTTGAAATATTGTTGCTAGCGGGCGAACCTGATGTTGATGAACAACCAGCTGATTATTTACTCGATCAATACAAAGGTTTTCAGTTTCAGAAGATCAACTCTCTAAAACGTTCCGTACTACCAGGTACAGATTTGCGTGCTTACAAAGAAGTAAAACAGGCTATCAGGAAATTTCAACCGCAGATTGTGCATACACACGGTGCAAAGCCAGGTGTACTTGGCAGGCTGGCGGCTTATCGTTCAAACGTGCCCGTTATTGTTCATACGTTTCATGGGCACGTGTTTCATTCCTATTTTTCAGGGTTCGTTTCTAAAAGTATTGTTCGTATAGAGCAATGGCTCGCTGGTTTTTCTTCGGCAATAGTAGCCATCAGCGAAACACTGAAAGAGGAGCTGACGAACAAATACAAGATTGCGTCGGCAAGTAAAATAAAACTCATCAGGCTTGGTATTGATACAACACAGTTTTATGATGAAGACGGAAGCAAGAGAAGTCATTTCCGTAACGAGTTCAATTTGTCAAGTGATACAATCGCCATCGGCATTGTTGGTCGGTTGGTTCCGGTAAAAAATCATCGACTGTTTATTGAAACTGCAGCACAGATATTAAGGAAGAACGGGAATAATAAAAATCTTCAATTTTTTATTGTGGGTGATGGAACAGGCCGTACATCGCTGCAACAACTCATCCATTCAAAGCAATTGACATTTGCAAATGCTGGTTCACCTGATAACAGCAGTGCAAACTTCATCTTCACTTCATGGCGGAAAGATATGGATGCTGTGTATGCCGGTTTAGACATTGTTATGCTGACATCTCTCAATGAAGGGACACCTGTTTCTATCATGGAAGCAATGGCAGCAGGTCGTTCTGTACTATCAACAAATGTTGGCGGTATTTCTGAACTGATCACAACCGGGCAAACAGGATTGCTGGCTTCCAACGAAACTGAATTAGCTGCAGGCTTATCTTCTCTCATTGAAAATGCAAAGCTTCGTGAGCAATTTTCAATTGCAGCAGCAAAGGATGCAGCCCGATTTTCTAAGTCGGCCGAGCTGGAAGCATTGTCCTCACTTTACCATTCCCTGCTTCGTTCTGCCTGA
The DNA window shown above is from Lacibacter sp. H375 and carries:
- a CDS encoding glycosyltransferase family 4 protein translates to MKQRILIFYDHFYPSYKAGGPTQSLVNLVRELYEVYDFYVVCKPHEMGDVGLLNGITADHWNEWEGRAKVFYWHYSWSTKNTLQKLIKDISPDAVYVNGLYSLYFNFLPLYYAKQLKSELGQLTIVLSARGMLHPGALSQKAIKKKIYLLLFRLLGIPEMVTWHATDDNERNFIKLTMGDKMRITVAANFPNLQPISARPHKQPGKLLLGTIALISPMKNHLEVLRSLTKAKGSIEWHIFGPVKDDTYWKNCEAMIQQLPSNIKVIYHGELPPHLLTKAMEQFQVFIMPSKSENFGHAIVEALSAGKPVITTTTTPFADLEVFGCGFAITPEKLSEGLQEAIGKFAAMDESEFNNVAASTQKYIDQKIEKSSLKKAYYSLFNNRAHL
- a CDS encoding WcaF family extracellular polysaccharide biosynthesis acetyltransferase, coding for MNTRLDKYDNSWYNPGRSGVVRSIWFFMSVLFVQCSWNPLSSIRIFLLRLFGAKIGNGVTIKPGVYIKYPWLLSVGNSVWIGENVWIDNLAQVTIADHVCISQGAYLLTGNHDYTKSTFDLMVKPIDLKEGVWIGAKSIVCPGVTCQSHSVLSVGSVARSELAPYKIYSGNPAVEVKDRIIHTS
- a CDS encoding glycosyltransferase family 2 protein is translated as MKVSIITVVYNRASTIERAIRSVLNQSYKNIEYVIVDGKSSDGTMAVVDQYRDRIATVICEKDHGMYDALNKGIKAATGDIVGILHADDEFTNETIIQQIVEKFQSNSVIDAIYGDVGFVQPGQEHKIVRYYSSAIFKTNLFKFGFMPAHPTFFCYRRFFEQFGYYRTDLEIAADFDLLLRFLRKHQLFTVYIPEMLVRMNMGGKSTNGISSTIKINKELKQILSEHKLPSSYIRLYSRYFIKVSEFLRTKKAKS
- the gmd gene encoding GDP-mannose 4,6-dehydratase, whose amino-acid sequence is MKKALITGITGQDGAYLSDLLLKKGYEVHGIKRRTSLFNTDRIDHLYEDPHIDNRHFVLHYGDLTDSTNLIRIIQEVQPDEIYNLGAMSHVKVSFDIPEYTANTDAVGTLRILEAVRLLGLTEKTRIYQASTSELYGLVQEVPQTERTPFYPRSPYAVAKMYGFWITVNYREAYNMYACNGILFNHESPLRGETFVTRKITRAVAKIALGMQDKLWLGNLNAQRDWGHAKDYVEAMWLMLQQDGPEDFVIATGVTTPVREFVRLAFAEVGIEIEFKGEGVDEKGIVKSCSNAAYQLSIGTEVVAVDPRYFRPTEVELLIGDPTKANTKLGWKPKYDLNGLVQEMVAADLDIFKREKLLHESGYKIKNQFE
- the fcl gene encoding GDP-L-fucose synthase, with translation MEKKDKIYVAGHRGMVGSAIVRKLQQEGFDNLVVRTSAELDLRNQESVDVFFKEYKPDYVFMAAAKVGGIVANNTYRAEFLYDNLMIQNNVIHSSYKHSVSKLLFLGSSCIYPKFAEQPIKEEYLLTGTLEQTNEPYAIAKIAGLKLCEAYRSQYGSNFISAMPTNLYGPNDNYDLQNSHVLPALLRKMIVAKRTQQTAVEIWGSGTPRREFLHVDDLADACFFLMQEYDGTEWMNIGVGEDVSIKELAELIKDIVGYEGELQFNTSKPDGTPRKLLDVSKLQNRGWKAKIGLREGIQNVYEEVKSLPF
- a CDS encoding tyrosine-protein phosphatase, whose amino-acid sequence is MFGLFKKKKEEQPANLVIDYSGLGIDMHSHLLPGIDDGSPDAVTSVRYIKKMMGLGYRKFITTPHIYPDLYPNTRETITAALQVLKTKLQEEQVDVEVHAAAEYFIDDLFADRLNNDEQLLTIHKNFVLVEISFMQAPSDLKNVLFDLIVKGYQPVLAHPERYNYYHSRKEAYHRFKDQGCLLQVNLLSLSGYYGKSVQEAAHYLVDHKLVDLIGTDLHHERHLEAMQHPQLMADVQRALNTNHLLNATL
- a CDS encoding glycosyltransferase produces the protein MNKPRLLIILNRLAVGGPAFNVISGAAALSNEFEILLLAGEPDVDEQPADYLLDQYKGFQFQKINSLKRSVLPGTDLRAYKEVKQAIRKFQPQIVHTHGAKPGVLGRLAAYRSNVPVIVHTFHGHVFHSYFSGFVSKSIVRIEQWLAGFSSAIVAISETLKEELTNKYKIASASKIKLIRLGIDTTQFYDEDGSKRSHFRNEFNLSSDTIAIGIVGRLVPVKNHRLFIETAAQILRKNGNNKNLQFFIVGDGTGRTSLQQLIHSKQLTFANAGSPDNSSANFIFTSWRKDMDAVYAGLDIVMLTSLNEGTPVSIMEAMAAGRSVLSTNVGGISELITTGQTGLLASNETELAAGLSSLIENAKLREQFSIAAAKDAARFSKSAELEALSSLYHSLLRSA